In one Nocardioides luteus genomic region, the following are encoded:
- a CDS encoding MerR family transcriptional regulator, whose product MKERTRAVYAISVAAEMADMQIQNLRVYERRGLVDPARTAGGTRLYSVADVERLIRIRDLLADGLNLAGIARVLALEEDVRRLEVANERLRRASGE is encoded by the coding sequence GTGAAGGAGCGAACCAGGGCCGTCTACGCCATCTCGGTGGCCGCCGAGATGGCCGACATGCAGATCCAGAACCTCCGCGTCTACGAGCGCCGGGGGCTGGTCGACCCCGCGCGCACCGCGGGCGGCACCCGGCTCTACTCCGTCGCCGACGTCGAGCGCCTCATCCGCATCCGTGACCTTCTCGCCGACGGTCTCAACCTCGCCGGGATCGCCCGCGTGCTCGCTCTGGAGGAGGACGTACGCCGCCTGGAAGTCGCCAACGAGAGGCTTCGGCGCGCCTCGGGGGAATGA
- a CDS encoding MoaD/ThiS family protein: protein MNVIEVRYWAAAKSAAGTASDQIEVDGPLTLAEVVRRAAELHAGTRLPEVLKVCSALIGDRPAGTADPGGIEVPPGSTVEFLPPFAGG, encoded by the coding sequence ATGAACGTTATAGAGGTCCGCTACTGGGCGGCAGCCAAGTCGGCGGCCGGAACCGCCTCCGACCAGATCGAGGTCGACGGTCCGTTGACCCTGGCCGAGGTCGTACGCCGTGCCGCGGAGCTGCACGCCGGCACCCGCCTGCCCGAGGTGCTGAAGGTCTGCTCGGCTCTCATCGGTGACCGTCCCGCAGGAACGGCCGACCCCGGTGGGATCGAGGTCCCACCGGGGTCGACGGTCGAATTCCTCCCTCCGTTCGCGGGCGGCTAG
- a CDS encoding Hsp20/alpha crystallin family protein — translation MLIRSTDPFREFDRITQQLLGGGGTTNRPAVMPMDAWREGDRFVIEFDLPGVSPDTIDLDVERNVLTVKAERVAKNGDWQMLANERVRGTFSRQLVLGDNLDLDHIEAAYDAGVLRLVVPVAEKAKPRKIQIATSGKPEPAAIER, via the coding sequence ATGCTGATCCGAAGCACCGATCCGTTCCGCGAGTTCGATCGCATCACCCAGCAGCTCCTGGGTGGCGGCGGCACCACCAACCGCCCGGCCGTGATGCCGATGGACGCCTGGCGCGAGGGCGACCGGTTCGTCATCGAGTTCGACCTTCCCGGCGTCAGCCCGGACACCATCGACCTCGACGTCGAGCGCAACGTACTGACCGTGAAGGCCGAGCGGGTCGCCAAGAACGGCGACTGGCAGATGCTGGCCAACGAGCGCGTGCGCGGCACCTTCAGCCGTCAGCTCGTGCTCGGCGACAACCTCGACCTCGACCACATCGAGGCTGCGTACGACGCCGGCGTGCTGCGCCTGGTCGTCCCGGTCGCCGAGAAGGCCAAGCCCCGCAAGATCCAGATCGCCACGAGCGGCAAGCCGGAGCCCGCCGCGATCGAGCGCTGA
- a CDS encoding thioredoxin family protein has translation MSTGSWIAVIAIAVALAFGVFRLLTDGRFRGTKELHVAHEDHAPEPHAWDAVTDALGEAELGGRATLVQFSSAFCAPCRATRRILGEVAEIVPGVVHIEIDAEHHLDLVRRLDIMRTPTTLVLDGAGNEVARATGAPRKEQVLSAIPAYDLES, from the coding sequence ATGAGCACCGGATCCTGGATCGCCGTCATCGCGATAGCCGTCGCGCTCGCCTTCGGCGTGTTCCGGCTGCTCACCGACGGCCGCTTCCGAGGCACGAAGGAGCTCCACGTGGCCCACGAGGATCATGCGCCCGAGCCGCACGCCTGGGATGCGGTCACCGACGCGCTGGGTGAGGCCGAGCTCGGTGGCCGGGCGACCCTCGTGCAGTTCTCCAGCGCCTTCTGCGCACCCTGCCGGGCGACCCGGAGGATCCTGGGCGAGGTCGCCGAGATCGTTCCGGGCGTCGTCCACATCGAGATCGACGCCGAGCACCACCTCGACCTGGTCCGCCGCCTCGACATCATGCGGACTCCCACGACGCTGGTGCTGGACGGCGCCGGCAACGAGGTCGCCCGGGCGACCGGCGCGCCTCGCAAGGAGCAGGTGCTGAGCGCGATCCCGGCCTACGATCTCGAATCCTGA
- a CDS encoding DUF4395 domain-containing protein, producing the protein MSETSSKTAAQTGIDPRGPQFTAALTVVVILLALLLPQPWALVVTAIQTVLFAIGAGLGVQRTPHAWLFKKFVRPRLGAPDELEDPAPPRFAQGVGLAFLVVALVGYLLGATLVAQIALGLALVAAVLNAVFRFCLGCELYLLIRRLGPSPSA; encoded by the coding sequence ATGTCTGAGACTTCGAGCAAGACGGCGGCACAGACCGGAATCGACCCTCGCGGCCCGCAGTTCACCGCGGCGCTGACCGTTGTCGTGATCCTCCTGGCTCTGCTGCTTCCGCAGCCGTGGGCTCTGGTGGTCACGGCCATCCAGACCGTGCTCTTCGCGATCGGGGCAGGTCTCGGCGTTCAGCGGACCCCTCATGCCTGGCTCTTCAAGAAGTTCGTACGTCCCCGCCTCGGTGCGCCGGACGAGCTCGAGGACCCGGCCCCGCCCCGGTTCGCCCAGGGGGTCGGCCTCGCCTTCCTCGTGGTCGCGCTCGTGGGCTACCTCCTCGGCGCCACCCTCGTGGCGCAGATCGCCCTCGGCCTCGCGCTGGTGGCGGCCGTGCTCAATGCCGTCTTCCGGTTCTGCCTCGGCTGCGAGCTCTACCTGCTGATCAGGCGACTGGGTCCTTCCCCGTCGGCCTGA
- a CDS encoding sulfurtransferase gives MTRENSLVSAQWVEEHLDDPKVVLIEVDEDTTAYDKGHIKGAIKLDWTTDLQDQVRRDFVNKDQFSALLSERGVSNDDTVVLYGGNNNWFAAYAFWYFKLYGHQDVKLLDGGRKKWELDSRELTDEAVTREATTYTAQEQDHSIRAFRDEVVEAIGTQNLVDVRSPDEFAGRLLAPAHLPQEQAQRAGHIPTAANVPWSKAANDDGTFRSDEELKEIYTEAGVDWSKDTIAYCRIGERSSHTWFVLKELLGQENVKNYDGSWTEYGSLVGVPVVTGDEPGEA, from the coding sequence ATGACCCGCGAGAACTCCCTCGTCTCCGCCCAGTGGGTGGAGGAGCACCTCGATGACCCGAAGGTGGTGCTGATCGAGGTCGACGAAGACACCACCGCCTACGACAAGGGCCACATCAAGGGTGCCATCAAGCTCGACTGGACCACCGACCTGCAGGACCAGGTCCGTCGCGACTTCGTCAACAAGGACCAGTTCTCCGCTCTGCTCTCCGAGCGCGGCGTCTCCAACGACGACACCGTTGTGCTCTACGGCGGCAACAACAACTGGTTCGCCGCGTACGCGTTCTGGTACTTCAAGCTCTACGGCCACCAGGACGTCAAGCTGCTCGACGGCGGTCGCAAGAAGTGGGAGCTCGACTCCCGCGAGCTGACCGACGAGGCCGTCACCCGCGAGGCGACCACCTACACCGCGCAGGAGCAGGACCACTCGATCCGCGCCTTCCGTGACGAGGTCGTCGAGGCCATCGGCACCCAGAACCTGGTCGACGTGCGGTCGCCCGACGAGTTCGCCGGCCGCCTCCTCGCCCCGGCCCACCTCCCGCAGGAGCAGGCCCAGCGCGCCGGTCACATCCCGACCGCGGCCAACGTCCCGTGGTCCAAGGCGGCCAACGACGACGGCACCTTCCGCTCCGACGAGGAGCTCAAGGAGATCTACACCGAGGCCGGCGTCGACTGGAGCAAGGACACCATCGCCTACTGCCGCATCGGCGAGCGCTCCTCGCACACCTGGTTCGTGCTCAAGGAGCTCCTCGGCCAGGAGAACGTGAAGAACTACGACGGCTCGTGGACCGAGTACGGCTCCCTCGTCGGCGTCCCGGTCGTCACCGGCGACGAGCCCGGGGAGGCCTGA